One genomic segment of Entelurus aequoreus isolate RoL-2023_Sb linkage group LG25, RoL_Eaeq_v1.1, whole genome shotgun sequence includes these proteins:
- the LOC133642674 gene encoding LOW QUALITY PROTEIN: xaa-Pro aminopeptidase 3-like (The sequence of the model RefSeq protein was modified relative to this genomic sequence to represent the inferred CDS: inserted 1 base in 1 codon), with protein sequence MVTSAGRLLRAAAKLLSATRWSPGCVWCPCRNISVKPGGLQPKTLPARYLGQPSPFTHPHLLKHGEVTPGLSQAEYELRRHRLASLVEAQWDRLASDSSHVLLVLSHPTRYMTNDIPYPFHQNQDFLYLCGILEPDSALVLYGKGRPDKAILFVPRRDPGRELWDGPRSGKDGAAALTGIERVHSTEELGLVLRSIKGSTLWYDSSSPSHPGLHQAHVSPLLEAGPMPRPLRPLIHSLRALKSSSEVALMQAAGRITAQVSFRRTMAVSXGDVDESLLYAKFDFENRLHGANFLAYPPVVAGGNRANTLHYINNNQMIKDGEMVLLDGGCEYFGYVSDVTRTWPVNGQFSAAQAELYEAVLEVQLSCLSLCCPGVSLDHIYSTMLALLGRQLRRLGMVKAGSSDAHALKAARHYCPHHVGHYLGMDVHDTPELSRSQPLQSGMTITIEPGLYIGEDNEQVPERFRGMGIRIEDDVLIRDKGGPLILSSDAPKTIAEVQLACAQR encoded by the exons ATGGTGACCTCGGCTGGGCGCCTTCTGAGGGCTGCCGCCAAACTGCTGTCTGCAACACGCTGGAGTCCAG GATGTGTGTGGTGCCCGTGCAGGAACATTTCTGTGAAACCAGGAGGTTTGCAACCAAAGACACTTCCTGCTCGTTACCTGGGTCAACCAAGCCCGTTCACCCATCCACACCTCCTCAAACATG GTGAGGTGACCCCCGGCCTGAGTCAAGCAGAATACGAGCTGCGCCGACACAGACTGGCCTCCCTGGTGGAGGCTCAGTGGGACAGGCTTGCCTCCGACAGCAGCCATGTGCTCCTGGTTCTGTCCCACCCCACCCGCTACATGACTAATGACATCCCCTACCCCTTCCACCAGAACCAG GACTTCCTCTACCTGTGTGGCATCCTGGAGCCTGACAGTGCTTTGGTCCTGTATGGGAAAGGACGACCAGACAAGGCCATCTTGTTTGTCCCACGTCGAGACCCAGGCAGGGAGCTGTGGGACGGCCCGCGGTCGGGGAAGGATGGAGCGGCCGCTCTGACTGGCATAGAGAGGGTCCACAGCACAGAAGAACTTGGTCTTGTTCTCAGAAGCATCAAAG GCTCCACGCTGTGGTACGATAGTTCCAGTCCGTCCCACCCTGGCCTCCACCAGGCCCACGTCAGTCCCCTTCTCGAGGCGGGGCCGATGCCACGCCCCCTGAGACCCCTCATTCATTCACTCAGGGCCCTTAAAAGTTCATCAGAGGTGGCCCTCATGCAGGCGGCAGGTCGCATCACAGCACAAGTGa GCTTCAGGAGGACAATGGCTGTGT CTGGAGATGTGGATGAATCTTTGCTCTACGCTAAG TTTGATTTTGAGAACCGACTCCATGGTGCTAATTTCCTGGCATATCCACCGGTGGTAGCTGGAGGGAATCGTGCCAACACTCTGCACTACATCAACAACAACCAGATGATTAAG GACGGTGAAATGGTGCTCCTGGATGGCGGTTGTGAATATTTTGGTTACGTCAGCGATGTTACCCGAACGTGGCCGGTAAACGGGCA ATTTAGCGCTGCCCAGGCAGAACTTTATGAAGCTGTTCTGGAGGTCCAGCTCTCCTGTTTGTCCCTGTGCTGCCCAGGTGTCAGTCTGGACCACATCTACAGCACCATGCTGGCCCTGCTGGGCAGACAGCTCAGGCGACTCGGCATGGTCAAGGCCGGGAGCAGTGATGCCCACGCGCTGAAG GCTGCAAGGCACTACTGCCCCCATCATGTGGGACATTATTTGGGCATGGATGTCCACGACACTCCTGAACTGTCCCGCTCGCAGCCTTTACAGTCTGGAATGACCATCACCATAGAACCAG GATTGTACATTGGTGAGGACAATGAGCAGGTCCCGGAGCGTTTCCGCGGCATGGGCATCAGGATCGAGGATGACGTGTTGATTCGGGACAAGGGGGGGCCTCTGATTTTATCCTCAGATGCCCCAAAGACCATCGCTGAAGTCCAGCTGGCCTGTGCCCAGAGATAG